Proteins from a genomic interval of Paenibacillus sp. FSL R5-0623:
- a CDS encoding S-layer homology domain-containing protein: MVNGTSLKVKVEQLNLTQTGAVQEWKVDETRTTTTAITDNGNNRFTANSVGLFSGFNKVTFIGTQGQSTVESSDTFYVLYDPAPFIENFTLFTDPSAEGGSVAYNLNEGTETVVDTERVDFQGNVKNATQVIVSVNGKDDIDTPVRPDGSFFAAQMKLLPGKNILKFKIISEANQIETERAVYYFDKTKPFVELEVNIGSETKSVLSRNDPATFTDPNQSTATLSGEVLIPFEEGSNNFETDGEVTIQPGGQLTFEDYDVTVEDEKLITGPDGKSVKYRMVKFQGNATYNLTPEGSIVAKNQILKVKVTQGTFSAEYAANYVYSSDAQDITNIYYLPNYKGGVIDSRTALNGATLQDDEVYILVESSRPISKTLKAVYLPAGANELDITEYTGTPAASGLESNQKVYVIKKLASGKQQIRFSFGTNVSPELSKVVELTYATISSIYVESLQNGRTYTFDSSKGTQNLTLKGELLGFKSLTDLKAELIVNGQLKATTDASLVQAPVLAFPKTKDFNFSLPIQRTGPIFYGENTIEIRAIEEDAGGLPRTISIILKINVVDTNNSTISTFMPTLIPKDARSPIDKDTVSAYTEDELSKIFAVTPDFVLKDNKYVTSEKEYDLVFRGSGAQNINVSYGSKVIFSKTVGTAPVRDTINNGSLGGETTGSDFAGNEDQFIARLRGLKFDAPGTQVYTLELINSTGARSTQRIEIVREPSAYRIVAPQPTVGNQIVVNKNFVRFDIEAEGATEVLIGKEAAVKRPDFNNRFILDYVGLKADKENKIKISITRDGGTTNDTVTVYYTSAVTTDTQYMAPKVANKYTVFNKELTLSFPKGTVLQSENSIGITKFYPNNKLLFGIAEPAKGIVERINDYGNSIGVDSDERGTNVQKTPIQVSPTISGNFASTLSTGDFTLISDIYWINGGLGELGNKSDNGYKPGTNGLAPYSVEGTFTNYAAERILTPSQRGTLTLNYDPSIVDDVGSTITVYKYSDKTNPGNWVSIGGKVDTKKHTITVPFDEFGYYKVMKQSRSYSDITNHPWARNVLNAMYSKGLMKPLKSNSFGADDQTTRGEFATLLVKGMNIPLINPTKQTFSDVGKGTGAEIWSYEAIETAALVGIVQGRSDGFFQPQLPVSREEAAVMIARAMNAKLAANDSKLSSALGKSFLDSSSIEYYARPAVQAVTKAKIMEGSPVTVPGAKKPSYQFNPKGNMTRAEAAKIAVELLKKSTGLFPKTLS; the protein is encoded by the coding sequence ATGGTTAATGGAACATCACTTAAAGTGAAAGTAGAGCAGTTGAATCTTACTCAAACTGGAGCTGTCCAAGAATGGAAAGTTGATGAGACACGTACGACTACGACTGCCATAACTGACAATGGTAACAATCGGTTTACAGCAAATAGTGTAGGTTTGTTTTCTGGATTTAACAAAGTTACATTTATCGGGACACAAGGACAGAGCACTGTGGAAAGTTCAGATACATTCTATGTTTTATATGATCCTGCCCCATTTATTGAAAATTTCACGCTCTTCACAGATCCTTCGGCTGAGGGAGGTAGCGTAGCTTACAATCTGAATGAAGGTACAGAGACTGTAGTTGATACAGAACGAGTGGATTTTCAAGGTAATGTGAAGAATGCAACTCAAGTGATCGTGTCTGTTAATGGTAAGGATGACATTGATACACCTGTACGACCAGATGGGAGTTTTTTTGCTGCACAAATGAAATTGTTGCCAGGTAAAAATATTCTGAAGTTTAAAATTATAAGTGAAGCCAATCAAATTGAAACAGAGCGTGCGGTTTATTATTTTGATAAAACGAAGCCGTTCGTCGAACTCGAAGTGAATATTGGTAGTGAAACGAAATCTGTATTGAGCAGAAATGATCCAGCAACGTTCACAGATCCAAACCAAAGTACTGCAACGTTGTCTGGTGAAGTGTTGATTCCGTTTGAGGAAGGTAGTAATAACTTTGAAACAGACGGGGAAGTAACAATACAGCCTGGAGGACAATTAACCTTTGAGGATTATGATGTTACGGTAGAAGATGAGAAACTGATTACAGGTCCAGATGGAAAATCTGTGAAATATAGAATGGTTAAGTTCCAGGGGAATGCAACCTATAATTTGACACCTGAGGGATCAATCGTAGCGAAGAATCAAATTCTTAAAGTTAAAGTAACACAAGGAACATTCAGTGCAGAGTATGCAGCAAATTATGTATATTCATCGGATGCACAGGATATCACTAACATATACTACTTACCTAATTATAAGGGTGGGGTGATCGACTCCAGAACTGCGTTGAATGGGGCAACATTGCAGGATGATGAAGTGTATATATTAGTCGAGTCTAGCAGACCGATCTCAAAAACACTAAAAGCTGTATATCTGCCTGCTGGAGCTAATGAGCTTGATATTACAGAATATACTGGCACTCCGGCTGCTAGTGGCTTAGAGTCCAATCAAAAAGTATACGTTATTAAGAAGCTTGCGAGCGGTAAACAACAGATCCGCTTCTCATTTGGAACTAATGTTTCACCAGAACTCTCAAAAGTTGTTGAGCTGACTTATGCTACAATCAGTTCGATCTATGTAGAGAGCCTGCAGAATGGTAGAACATATACCTTTGACTCTTCTAAAGGCACTCAAAACCTGACTCTTAAAGGGGAATTGCTTGGTTTCAAATCCCTGACAGATCTCAAGGCTGAGTTGATTGTAAATGGTCAATTAAAGGCAACGACTGATGCAAGTCTGGTACAAGCTCCAGTTCTTGCTTTCCCTAAAACTAAAGACTTTAACTTCAGTCTTCCGATTCAGAGAACAGGTCCTATCTTCTACGGAGAGAATACCATTGAAATACGGGCTATCGAAGAAGATGCAGGTGGACTCCCTAGAACGATATCCATAATTTTGAAGATCAATGTAGTTGATACGAATAATTCAACGATTTCTACATTCATGCCCACATTGATTCCTAAAGATGCCAGAAGTCCTATTGATAAAGACACAGTATCGGCTTATACGGAAGATGAATTGAGTAAGATCTTTGCCGTTACTCCAGACTTTGTGCTCAAAGATAACAAATACGTAACAAGTGAAAAAGAATATGACTTGGTATTCCGGGGTAGTGGTGCACAGAACATTAATGTGTCATATGGATCAAAAGTAATCTTTAGTAAAACCGTTGGCACAGCGCCAGTTAGAGACACTATTAACAATGGATCACTTGGAGGAGAAACGACCGGCTCTGACTTTGCGGGTAATGAAGATCAGTTTATTGCTCGGCTTCGTGGGCTGAAGTTTGATGCACCGGGAACTCAAGTGTATACACTCGAATTAATTAATAGTACAGGTGCCCGCTCTACACAGAGAATCGAAATTGTCCGCGAACCTTCGGCATATCGAATTGTTGCACCTCAGCCAACAGTTGGTAATCAGATTGTGGTTAATAAAAACTTTGTTCGGTTTGATATCGAGGCAGAGGGAGCAACGGAGGTTCTTATTGGAAAAGAAGCAGCGGTTAAACGTCCTGACTTTAACAATCGTTTCATACTAGATTACGTGGGATTAAAAGCCGACAAAGAAAACAAAATCAAGATTAGCATTACTCGTGATGGTGGAACTACTAATGATACGGTAACTGTGTATTACACCAGTGCGGTTACAACAGATACGCAGTATATGGCGCCTAAAGTAGCCAATAAATACACTGTGTTCAATAAAGAATTAACGTTGTCCTTCCCTAAAGGGACGGTTCTTCAGTCGGAGAACTCGATAGGAATCACGAAATTTTATCCTAACAACAAACTTTTGTTTGGTATTGCAGAACCAGCAAAAGGTATTGTAGAGCGAATTAATGATTATGGAAATTCAATCGGCGTTGATTCGGATGAAAGAGGTACAAATGTTCAAAAAACACCAATACAAGTGTCTCCAACGATTTCTGGTAATTTCGCATCTACTTTAAGTACAGGTGATTTTACACTGATTTCGGATATCTACTGGATCAATGGTGGCTTAGGAGAGCTAGGTAACAAAAGTGACAATGGATACAAACCTGGCACAAACGGTCTAGCTCCTTATAGCGTAGAAGGGACATTTACCAACTATGCTGCAGAACGTATCCTGACACCTTCACAGCGGGGAACATTAACATTGAATTATGATCCATCCATTGTAGATGATGTAGGGTCTACAATTACGGTTTACAAATACTCAGATAAAACAAATCCAGGTAACTGGGTATCCATTGGTGGTAAAGTAGATACGAAGAAGCATACGATTACTGTACCGTTTGATGAGTTTGGTTATTACAAAGTCATGAAGCAGAGCAGAAGTTATTCGGATATCACAAATCATCCATGGGCAAGAAATGTACTCAATGCGATGTATTCCAAAGGGTTGATGAAGCCGTTGAAGAGTAATTCATTCGGTGCAGATGATCAAACAACACGTGGGGAATTCGCAACATTGTTGGTTAAGGGAATGAATATTCCATTGATAAATCCAACCAAACAAACGTTCAGTGACGTAGGGAAAGGCACTGGAGCTGAGATTTGGAGTTATGAAGCCATTGAGACAGCAGCGCTTGTGGGGATTGTACAAGGACGCAGTGATGGATTCTTCCAGCCACAATTACCAGTCTCCAGAGAAGAGGCGGCTGTTATGATTGCGCGTGCAATGAACGCGAAACTTGCGGCCAATGATAGCAAGTTATCTTCAGCACTAGGCAAGTCATTCCTGGATTCATCTTCAATCGAGTATTATGCTCGTCCAGCTGTACAAGCAGTAACAAAAGCGAAGATCATGGAGGGAAGCCCTGTGACTGTTCCAGGGGCTAAGAAACCTTCATATCAATTCAATCCAAAAGGGAACATGACTCGCGCGGAAGCGGCGAAGATTGCTGTGGAATTACTCAAAAAGAGCACAGGTTTATTCCCTAAAACTTTGAGTTAA
- a CDS encoding MraY family glycosyltransferase — MVAIFIIGFIVSMGLALALTPLVKKFAVRIGAMDTPNARKVHTRIMPRLGGLGIFLAFIITVAALLPFVSAWFTTRDMSFVSAFLIGGTIIVLIGALDDRFELSAKVKLLGQIVAASVVVFGFNIRVDFVNIPFQDSYSSLEAWVSIPLTIFWIVGVTNAINLIDGLDGLAAGVSGIAIGTIAVMSFLMGNMMIALMCLVLLGSIIGFLFFNFHPAKIFMGDTGSLFLGFSLAMLSMLGFKQIAIVSFITPLIIIGVPLSDTFFAIIRRAVQRKPIFAPDKGHLHHCLRELGFSHRQTVLIIYGIAAFFGVLAIIQSSAAMFEANWVTFVVICIMMFFLQVGAEVIGLVSKTRRPVINFLMRMRVKLNPETRSKS, encoded by the coding sequence ATGGTAGCGATCTTTATCATTGGATTTATCGTGTCAATGGGACTGGCTCTTGCCCTGACACCACTTGTCAAAAAGTTCGCAGTCCGCATTGGTGCAATGGATACGCCGAATGCACGTAAAGTACACACACGGATCATGCCACGGCTTGGTGGTCTGGGGATATTCCTGGCCTTTATTATTACAGTTGCTGCATTGCTTCCGTTTGTATCGGCGTGGTTCACGACTCGGGACATGAGTTTTGTCAGTGCGTTTCTGATTGGTGGAACCATTATCGTGCTGATCGGAGCACTCGATGATCGGTTTGAACTATCGGCCAAAGTGAAGCTGCTTGGTCAGATCGTTGCTGCTTCTGTCGTTGTATTTGGATTTAATATCCGGGTAGATTTCGTTAACATTCCTTTTCAGGATTCCTATTCTTCACTCGAAGCTTGGGTATCCATTCCCCTGACGATCTTCTGGATCGTTGGTGTAACCAATGCGATTAACCTGATTGATGGTCTGGATGGCCTGGCTGCCGGTGTATCTGGCATTGCAATTGGTACCATTGCCGTGATGTCCTTCCTGATGGGTAACATGATGATTGCCTTGATGTGTCTTGTATTGCTGGGTAGTATTATCGGATTCCTATTCTTCAACTTCCACCCGGCCAAGATCTTCATGGGGGATACCGGGTCACTATTCCTTGGTTTCTCTCTGGCGATGTTATCCATGCTCGGATTCAAACAAATTGCTATCGTGTCCTTTATTACACCGCTGATCATTATCGGTGTGCCGCTCTCGGATACCTTCTTCGCGATTATTCGTCGTGCGGTACAACGGAAACCGATTTTCGCACCGGACAAAGGTCACCTGCATCACTGCTTGCGTGAACTTGGATTCAGTCACCGTCAGACGGTACTGATCATCTATGGAATTGCCGCGTTCTTCGGAGTTCTGGCGATTATCCAATCTTCCGCTGCCATGTTTGAAGCGAACTGGGTAACGTTTGTGGTCATCTGTATCATGATGTTCTTCCTCCAGGTGGGAGCAGAAGTCATCGGGCTTGTTAGCAAAACGAGAAGACCGGTTATTAACTTCCTGATGCGCATGCGCGTCAAGCTGAATCCGGAGACCCGTTCGAAATCATAA
- a CDS encoding WecB/TagA/CpsF family glycosyltransferase, producing MSQTGSIPTVSIYGIPFSKLTMKETVKVLQEAVLSKQTPHQVITANPIMVMAALENPAIMEVMQAAELIVPDGTGVVWAANYCGDPVAERVPGFELLHELLRVGENYRWGVYLLGSTPEVIQETAVRLQQQYPAIRIVGYRDGYFGPAEDEQVIASIREAAPDLLFVARGADTQEPWIHKHKDALQVPVTMGVGGSFDVISGKAKRAPMLFQKLRLEWFYRLLREPSRAGRMLALPKFAVKVMRDKENVTKVR from the coding sequence ATGAGTCAGACCGGATCAATACCTACCGTTTCGATCTACGGCATTCCTTTTTCCAAACTGACGATGAAAGAAACGGTGAAGGTTCTCCAGGAAGCTGTGCTGTCCAAGCAGACACCACATCAGGTCATTACAGCCAATCCAATTATGGTCATGGCCGCATTGGAAAATCCCGCAATCATGGAAGTCATGCAAGCTGCGGAATTGATTGTTCCTGATGGAACAGGTGTCGTATGGGCTGCGAATTATTGTGGAGATCCTGTAGCTGAGCGAGTGCCGGGATTTGAGCTTTTACATGAATTGCTGCGTGTTGGAGAAAACTATCGATGGGGTGTATATCTGCTGGGTTCCACACCTGAGGTGATTCAAGAAACGGCAGTTCGGTTACAACAGCAATATCCGGCGATTCGAATTGTAGGTTATCGCGACGGTTATTTTGGTCCGGCTGAGGATGAACAGGTCATCGCTTCCATTCGGGAAGCGGCACCTGATCTGTTGTTTGTAGCACGTGGGGCGGACACCCAAGAACCGTGGATTCACAAGCACAAAGATGCACTACAGGTTCCTGTAACCATGGGCGTTGGCGGCAGCTTTGATGTGATTTCGGGCAAAGCCAAACGTGCGCCTATGCTGTTCCAAAAGTTAAGACTGGAGTGGTTCTATCGCTTATTGCGTGAACCAAGCCGGGCTGGCCGGATGCTTGCGCTTCCGAAATTCGCTGTTAAGGTGATGCGTGACAAAGAAAACGTGACGAAAGTCCGTTAA
- the csaB gene encoding polysaccharide pyruvyl transferase CsaB translates to MVTTSQKLVISGYYGFRNSGDEAVLKSILTALEEESQRSNITIEPIVLSGDPESTTAMYGVRSVHRMKLKEVREALKESDGLISGGGSLLQDATGLKSIPYYLGVIKLAQWLKKPTFIYAQGIGPVHRKIFNPMIKSVFKACTYLSVRDEQSADYLRGLGLQWNQIHVVPDPVMGLPLPETNSKAVAGATSADAANQANRVEPSTGEHTKLPVIGVSVRFWESDRKELTAIAAGLKKLCSKRAVHLRFLPFHLPVDEQASRFLMEMLGDVTSKGSEISITQDLTDPQLMLEEVSKCDLVIGMRLHSLIYAASQYVPPVGISYDPKIDQFLLRLDSEPAGNTDTLDGDKLAKTVVRLLDQRSQWLKEHEEGITQLKQEARVPAQQIINYLGRKG, encoded by the coding sequence ATGGTCACCACTTCTCAAAAGTTAGTCATCTCGGGGTATTACGGATTCCGCAATAGCGGAGACGAAGCGGTGCTAAAGTCGATTTTGACAGCGCTGGAAGAGGAAAGCCAAAGGTCGAACATAACCATTGAACCTATTGTTCTCTCGGGTGATCCCGAGTCGACAACCGCCATGTACGGTGTGCGCTCCGTGCATCGTATGAAATTGAAGGAAGTCCGTGAAGCACTCAAGGAGAGCGACGGGTTAATCAGTGGCGGAGGAAGTCTATTGCAGGATGCAACTGGACTGAAATCCATTCCTTATTATCTGGGTGTAATTAAGCTGGCCCAGTGGCTGAAAAAACCAACATTTATCTATGCACAGGGGATTGGCCCTGTGCATCGTAAAATTTTTAATCCGATGATCAAATCGGTTTTTAAGGCCTGCACCTATTTATCCGTTCGGGATGAACAATCTGCAGACTACCTGCGTGGGCTCGGGTTACAGTGGAATCAGATCCATGTTGTACCCGACCCAGTAATGGGTTTGCCATTACCTGAAACAAATTCGAAAGCTGTAGCTGGCGCTACTTCAGCAGATGCTGCTAACCAGGCTAATCGAGTGGAACCTTCAACTGGAGAACATACCAAGCTTCCTGTGATCGGCGTATCGGTACGTTTCTGGGAGTCAGACCGGAAGGAACTTACGGCTATTGCTGCCGGATTGAAAAAGCTGTGCTCCAAAAGAGCAGTGCACTTGCGTTTTCTACCATTTCATTTGCCAGTTGATGAACAGGCATCACGATTCCTTATGGAAATGCTCGGTGATGTGACCAGCAAAGGCAGTGAGATTAGCATCACACAGGATCTGACCGACCCTCAGCTTATGCTGGAGGAAGTCAGCAAGTGTGATCTCGTCATCGGTATGCGTCTGCACAGTCTGATCTATGCAGCTTCGCAGTATGTGCCTCCGGTGGGCATCTCGTATGATCCGAAAATTGATCAATTCCTGCTTCGTCTGGATAGTGAACCAGCAGGCAATACGGATACACTAGATGGTGACAAACTCGCCAAGACTGTTGTTAGACTGCTGGATCAACGTTCACAGTGGTTGAAGGAACATGAAGAAGGTATCACCCAACTGAAGCAGGAAGCCAGAGTGCCTGCACAGCAAATTATTAACTATTTAGGCCGCAAAGGATGA
- a CDS encoding DUF5693 family protein — protein MRQKWLYWNNASRKWLWLVVIIGLVASIPVISDRVQTESSAKKVELVFNYRGLLDISAYQAHPQDFMNEQLTRLKDAGVTTMAVFESTLDELRKTRRLMVYNGQDLANLTKNVIPSNENYTYVLFTSEENAQTYTPIIEQTFADRQIPVVPWEYEGRSGLILQTPPENANMQPLQPDPVAVKMLRDKGFYILPRISDSVPYSQESMERLLTFFEENGVKRILFDGDAVKGYNDNAEMKSLDQFAQLLNKHNIGLAAIENLKKPQSGFQTLAYKTDYNVTRLYSLSDGDANLDVDVIADRFVLATKDRNIRMLYMNASPSRNTAKAMITDPIENLINSLGEPGHAVERMAKHGFELGQAEAFTVKDSSIQRYAKLVALVGAIAMIALMVSYFIPLLTLIAFVVALVGSAGLFLLKPTLLEQGIALLVAIAAPTIAMVLAVRTVNYQQQRQPDASAGRRLKQTLILYVRTSILSFLAVPFVIALLNSITYSLVINQFRGVSLLHFAPMALVAIYIVFYRGSGSFSIKKIKEMLRMPINVLMVVLALVAAVVGYYYLSRTGNSGSVTPFEMFLRTTLEDTFGVRPRFKEFMLGHPLFIVGVFAALKYRKVIFVLIIAAIGQLSMVDTFAHIHTPAVLSLIRGVMGLGLGLIFGIIAVGVWQVAEGCWKKWSPLLKS, from the coding sequence GTGCGTCAAAAATGGCTTTATTGGAATAACGCTTCTCGGAAGTGGTTGTGGCTCGTCGTTATTATCGGTCTGGTTGCGTCCATCCCTGTAATCAGTGATCGGGTGCAGACGGAATCTTCTGCCAAAAAGGTAGAGCTTGTTTTCAACTATCGGGGTCTTCTGGATATCTCCGCCTATCAGGCACATCCGCAAGATTTTATGAATGAACAATTGACTCGTCTGAAAGACGCAGGCGTAACAACGATGGCTGTGTTCGAAAGTACATTGGACGAGCTGAGAAAGACACGCCGACTAATGGTATATAATGGTCAGGATCTCGCGAACCTGACCAAAAATGTGATTCCTTCTAATGAAAATTACACGTATGTGTTATTTACATCGGAGGAAAATGCACAGACGTATACCCCTATTATTGAACAAACGTTCGCTGATCGGCAGATTCCGGTAGTACCATGGGAATATGAAGGTCGTAGCGGCTTAATATTGCAGACTCCTCCAGAGAATGCCAACATGCAGCCTTTGCAGCCCGATCCGGTTGCTGTGAAGATGCTGCGTGATAAAGGTTTCTACATTTTGCCGCGGATCTCGGACAGTGTGCCATACAGCCAGGAATCGATGGAGCGCTTGCTTACCTTCTTCGAAGAGAATGGCGTAAAGCGCATCTTGTTTGATGGGGATGCTGTGAAAGGGTACAATGATAATGCAGAGATGAAAAGTCTCGACCAATTCGCACAGTTGCTGAACAAGCACAATATTGGTCTTGCAGCCATCGAGAACTTGAAGAAACCGCAGTCTGGGTTCCAGACCCTCGCTTATAAAACGGATTACAACGTTACGCGTCTGTACTCGCTTAGTGATGGAGATGCCAATCTGGACGTTGATGTCATTGCTGACCGTTTTGTTCTCGCAACCAAGGATCGTAACATTCGTATGCTCTATATGAATGCATCGCCAAGCCGGAATACAGCAAAGGCCATGATTACAGATCCAATTGAGAATCTGATCAATAGCCTAGGTGAGCCGGGTCATGCGGTAGAACGCATGGCGAAGCATGGATTCGAGCTAGGACAAGCAGAAGCATTTACAGTTAAGGATTCTTCGATTCAGCGTTATGCCAAGCTGGTTGCTCTTGTAGGTGCAATTGCTATGATTGCACTTATGGTTTCTTATTTTATCCCACTACTGACTTTGATCGCATTTGTGGTTGCTTTGGTGGGCAGTGCAGGATTGTTCCTCTTGAAACCAACGCTGCTGGAGCAAGGAATCGCCTTGCTTGTGGCAATTGCCGCGCCGACCATAGCGATGGTGCTGGCCGTTCGGACAGTGAACTATCAGCAACAGCGTCAACCCGACGCATCTGCAGGTCGTCGTTTGAAACAAACGTTAATTTTATATGTAAGAACTTCGATTCTGTCATTCCTGGCGGTACCTTTTGTCATCGCGTTGCTTAACAGTATTACGTACAGTCTGGTGATTAACCAGTTCCGCGGCGTGAGTTTGTTGCACTTTGCACCTATGGCACTGGTAGCGATTTACATTGTGTTTTATCGTGGTTCGGGTTCGTTCTCTATTAAGAAAATTAAAGAAATGCTTCGTATGCCAATTAATGTGTTAATGGTTGTTTTGGCGCTTGTTGCTGCCGTTGTTGGGTACTATTACTTGAGCCGTACAGGCAACTCGGGTTCAGTAACGCCATTCGAGATGTTCCTTCGTACCACGTTGGAGGATACGTTCGGTGTGCGGCCGAGATTCAAAGAATTTATGCTGGGACACCCGCTATTTATCGTTGGCGTGTTCGCCGCTTTAAAATATCGTAAAGTCATCTTTGTGCTCATTATTGCAGCGATTGGACAGTTGTCCATGGTGGATACGTTCGCGCATATCCATACGCCGGCTGTATTGTCACTCATTCGTGGAGTGATGGGATTGGGACTTGGCTTAATCTTCGGTATCATTGCTGTGGGTGTGTGGCAAGTAGCGGAAGGATGTTGGAAAAAATGGTCACCACTTCTCAAAAGTTAG
- a CDS encoding phospho-sugar mutase: protein MEQLSTAAAETLQQWLEDASIDEATKQELRDLQDQPKELEERFYRNLEFGTGGLRGVIGAGSNRMNRYTVGRATQGFARYLLEQHGDQEGKPSVVIAHDSRHFSPEFTLDAALVLAGNGIVAKLFPSLRSTPELSFAVRNQKATGGIVVTASHNPPEYNGYKVYNHEGGQLVPDEAEKVIQYIQEVPSLADVKKLTQEEAEAQGLLIWLGEDQDQAFVDTVASRSLSRELIQSGIGRDFKIVYTPLHGTGNIPVRRVLEQIGFEQVHIVAEQEQPDAEFSTVKSPNPEEREAFTLAMKLGESVGADILIGTDPDADRMGAVVKDNDGKYFVLSGNQSGAIMVHYLLSRLQETGTLPSNGAVVKTIVTSEMGAVIAEHYGAEVMNTLTGFKYIGEKMNQFEATGSHTFLFGYEESYGYLSGNYARDKDAVLASMLIAEAAAYYKSQGKTLYDVLQELYNQFGYFLEKLESRTLKGKDGVAQIQAKMTDWRSNPPQEVAGIAVQDVLDYSLGLDGLPKENVLKFILADGSWFCLRPSGTEPKIKVYFAVRGENLEDAESRIERLVTTVMSRVDAQ, encoded by the coding sequence ATGGAACAGTTAAGCACAGCAGCAGCAGAGACGTTGCAGCAATGGTTGGAGGATGCTTCGATTGATGAAGCAACGAAACAGGAGCTTCGTGACTTGCAGGATCAGCCGAAAGAGCTGGAGGAACGTTTTTATAGAAACCTGGAGTTTGGTACAGGTGGATTGCGCGGAGTCATTGGTGCCGGAAGCAACCGGATGAACCGTTACACCGTAGGTCGGGCAACGCAAGGATTTGCGCGTTATTTGCTTGAGCAGCATGGTGACCAAGAAGGCAAACCTTCTGTTGTCATTGCTCATGATTCCCGTCATTTCTCACCTGAATTCACACTGGATGCTGCGCTTGTACTGGCTGGAAACGGCATCGTAGCCAAGCTGTTCCCATCCCTGCGTTCAACTCCTGAGTTGTCATTTGCGGTGCGTAATCAGAAGGCTACTGGCGGAATCGTCGTAACAGCGAGTCATAACCCACCGGAATATAACGGCTACAAAGTCTACAATCATGAGGGCGGTCAATTGGTTCCGGATGAAGCGGAAAAAGTCATTCAGTACATTCAGGAAGTCCCTTCCCTTGCTGACGTGAAGAAGCTGACGCAAGAAGAAGCAGAAGCTCAAGGACTCCTGATCTGGTTGGGTGAAGACCAAGACCAAGCGTTTGTGGATACCGTAGCGAGCCGCAGTCTGAGCCGTGAACTGATCCAATCCGGCATAGGCCGTGATTTCAAAATCGTTTACACACCGCTTCACGGAACAGGTAACATTCCTGTACGTCGCGTGCTGGAGCAGATCGGATTCGAGCAAGTGCACATTGTAGCTGAACAAGAACAGCCGGATGCTGAGTTCTCTACCGTGAAATCCCCTAACCCGGAAGAACGCGAAGCGTTTACGCTTGCAATGAAGCTGGGAGAATCCGTAGGCGCTGACATTCTGATCGGAACAGATCCGGATGCAGACCGTATGGGTGCTGTCGTGAAAGATAATGATGGCAAATATTTCGTCTTGTCCGGTAACCAGTCTGGTGCCATTATGGTACATTACCTGCTCAGTCGCCTGCAAGAGACCGGAACACTCCCAAGTAACGGTGCGGTTGTGAAAACAATCGTAACAAGTGAGATGGGTGCTGTCATTGCTGAACATTACGGTGCAGAAGTGATGAACACACTGACAGGCTTCAAATATATTGGTGAAAAAATGAACCAGTTCGAAGCAACAGGAAGTCATACTTTCTTGTTCGGATATGAAGAGAGTTATGGCTACCTTTCAGGTAACTATGCCCGCGACAAGGATGCTGTCCTTGCCTCGATGCTGATTGCTGAAGCCGCTGCGTATTATAAGAGTCAAGGCAAGACGTTGTATGATGTCTTGCAAGAGCTGTACAACCAATTCGGATACTTCTTGGAGAAGCTTGAATCCCGTACGCTGAAAGGCAAAGACGGCGTAGCTCAGATTCAGGCCAAAATGACGGACTGGCGTTCCAATCCGCCACAAGAAGTAGCGGGAATTGCTGTACAAGATGTACTGGACTACTCCCTTGGTCTGGACGGTCTTCCGAAGGAGAACGTACTGAAGTTCATTTTGGCAGACGGTTCATGGTTCTGCTTGCGCCCTTCAGGAACAGAACCGAAGATCAAAGTATACTTCGCCGTGCGTGGAGAGAATTTGGAAGATGCGGAAAGCCGGATCGAGCGTCTGGTGACTACCGTAATGTCGCGTGTAGACGCACAATAA
- the fabZ gene encoding 3-hydroxyacyl-ACP dehydratase FabZ, which translates to MLDIKQIQEIIPHRPPFLLVDKILEIEDGKRAVGLKNVTINEPFFIGHFPEYPVMPGVLITEALAQVGAVAILNLEGNKGKIGFLAGLDNFRFRGQVVPGDTLILEVEITRLKGSIGKGKATARVNDKVVAEGEIMFALSDPS; encoded by the coding sequence GTGCTCGATATCAAACAGATTCAAGAAATCATCCCGCACCGCCCCCCGTTTCTGCTGGTGGACAAGATTCTAGAGATTGAGGATGGCAAACGTGCCGTTGGTTTGAAAAACGTAACCATTAACGAACCTTTCTTCATTGGTCATTTCCCAGAGTATCCGGTAATGCCGGGTGTACTGATTACAGAAGCGCTGGCGCAAGTTGGTGCGGTAGCCATTCTGAATTTGGAAGGCAACAAAGGAAAAATCGGATTTTTGGCGGGACTGGACAACTTCCGATTCCGTGGACAAGTTGTGCCCGGAGATACATTGATTCTGGAAGTGGAGATTACACGTCTGAAGGGTTCTATCGGTAAAGGTAAAGCAACTGCCCGAGTGAACGACAAAGTGGTCGCTGAAGGCGAGATCATGTTTGCACTGTCTGACCCAAGCTGA